A DNA window from Chryseobacterium sp. MEBOG06 contains the following coding sequences:
- a CDS encoding RHS repeat-associated core domain-containing protein: MEKNYHQKIQLFSSLILSFISVFCFSQTPAPKFHDTKGNIEVTGAGQLQYTLAIDLPPGVKNTAPGVGLVYVSGAGNGLAGYGWNLTGLSAISRVGRNLEKDGITKGVQLDYSDYYSFNGQRLILKSGKYGKSGAEYVTEKYSNFKIRSVGSISGQSWQGPEYWEVTSPDGSQVWYGATASGSSNARTPIDYNIVKSKDPDGNYITYNYISEGNISVVSNIQWGGNETQGLQHFNKIDFIFTARPKSETAYIRGVEYKQTKLLESVVVSTGGQQYKKYNISYKKDVQGTSYRYPEKITISNGKNEEANPVVFTYEKSGEPDFLLSTVSTALKPKKDNDVVGDFDGDGNLDLLRYHSSTSSRIPQPGVYLYKNFYSVTYTTENPIFISSTLQGLKNFIAFNSKSTNLIHNKQGIVGFKAITNTGASTKDLQFSFYSFSGNSLVLDFTKTIPGTDYDNSTGSQFNGVVTTVTGINSVDFNGDGLSELVIALNDKECHPTVIGNPDLTGKPPQTCTTSKRYYVIDPDESIQGNGWYYSLELYPDYNQLDKDVFTIYKGGDFDGDGVFDLLKLSQDLKPVLITFKKNTQGQYESFIAPFNPANNEILQGVWAKGVVGDINGDGLSDLMIPESNTSEYWHKYISKGNGFNYEKVLFKAPTERELEQHGAYFRIHNPRTFTAYDINNDGKAEVIAVKSIRNYSLASVQDNNNAAKYVTSIDIMTAIYSDTGGYATTENQFSHGVYLYSLDPYTLYLDSNAINAEVGVNSRDLIGLPVDQWTGAMLRKVAMGSALGYGSDIGDRQRLISHEYYDIAKAGRIKSISQGGITTDIVYKQLDKSINPGLYDNVSQLSYPFVEINQSIGMYVVSQLTQSTTSDKKLKQDFRYRGLTSNILGRGLTGFRKTARSSWYAEEFENTKIWSGVETDPLNDGIPVKEWSIRTNNEANIFPPDLSENNTQLLSLKSTTYQIDKILNGQVVASVSDADKAKVVTAILPKTSRVKDFLTGAVTENNITYGAYYLPVQSVSKVNTTLGITASGYEYEHNPSGSAAAYYIGRLKSKTETRQAYGDSQSGKEEYTYENNRVKTLKKWNRNNTGYIQESYSYDGFGNITGETLSNSIDSQVRMTGSQYDPTGRFIIKKTDHLGLETKFSYNSWGQLTGQTDPLGNTLTSTYDNWGKRLTSESSLQGTTSYTYERDHLDNVTVTRNEPDGNISKTFTNKLGQVYKVSAKAFSQGQYVSQETQYDILGRKIKESEPYFEGQSASKWNTIAYDDSVYPAKVKVTAFTGKQTETVVSGFTTTVKETNIADYGRTTSKTADALGNMISSTDKGGTVQFSYNAAGEQIKAQYAENTVTTAYDVWGRKSEFNDPSNGLYKYEYDGFGQPKKTTSPKGTKEYTYNNMGQLVSQKELSTTDGGQATNKTIAFTYDTKGRLTTKSGTVKGQLFSTGITYDPQGRIISAVENSNERTYTQKGMTYDNKGRMISYEKELLSLGITTKVVIENLYSTWSGELYQVKDKSSGKVLWELQETNAKGQVLKSRLGAAEITNAYDANGFLSSVNHSSQVKPGILQISYSFDAIRNELKTRTTGGDLNIAESFDYDDNNRLINWTNPVTGIKPAMNRNIYDIKGRIMENDQVGIMKYENAAKIYQPTGMTLNTDGVQNYNGDLIQSITYNENNDPVQINGEKARINFEYGLGSMRQRVNIAKLKNAGAGTELKTGGGGIWDPNAPVWQNTLTKLYSEDGSFEVVTDLGTGQEHHLLYIGGTPYEADIVYLKEAGQSSGSYKFLHKDYIGSVLAISDEAGNKLEQRHYDAWGSLTALAFGNNGVVITNKNLIAEASLLIDRGYTSHEHFMDVGIIHMNGRLYDPLLRRFLNADENIQDPMNTQNYNKYGYVMNNPLMYNDPDGEFWLMLGGALLGGYFNGVAANGGNWNPVKWDWQRTWSAVLGGAIGGAAISGALGTISSNPGAIKFVLPGIISGGLNSAFTGSNFLGGAIGGISYSGNLFTNNVTSTDGISTAYKYIISPDYNESGLGDFVNDVCPKCPKNAKNGDIFTEKTHSMFDKQYWSWEHFGKVGKTYTYFGGEWNEIKFITGDIPIGPSGSFNILKSFKSALSLFKGGGFLTNAGRAVTKHPQYFGFESTEALMKVYRSPQALNKLGAATIKDVLRNGVKTSGAGGRYPDGWVTFTLSNGSAASWTADGIFIGFRGLK, from the coding sequence ATGGAAAAAAATTATCATCAGAAAATACAGCTGTTTTCGTCGCTTATACTGTCTTTTATATCAGTGTTCTGTTTTTCGCAGACTCCAGCCCCGAAATTTCACGATACCAAGGGAAATATAGAGGTTACAGGGGCGGGACAGCTTCAGTATACCCTTGCAATAGACCTTCCCCCCGGAGTTAAAAATACAGCCCCCGGTGTCGGTCTTGTTTATGTAAGCGGTGCTGGAAACGGCCTGGCAGGTTATGGCTGGAACCTCACAGGGCTCAGCGCCATCTCAAGGGTAGGCAGGAATCTTGAAAAGGATGGCATCACCAAAGGAGTACAGCTGGATTATTCAGATTACTACAGCTTTAACGGGCAGCGGCTCATATTAAAATCCGGGAAATATGGTAAATCCGGGGCAGAATATGTTACCGAGAAGTATTCTAATTTTAAAATCAGATCTGTAGGAAGCATTAGCGGGCAAAGCTGGCAGGGCCCTGAATACTGGGAGGTCACTTCCCCTGACGGCTCTCAGGTATGGTATGGAGCCACAGCTTCGGGAAGCAGCAATGCCAGAACACCTATAGACTATAATATAGTAAAGTCAAAAGATCCTGACGGGAATTATATTACCTACAACTATATTTCTGAAGGTAATATATCTGTGGTCAGCAATATTCAGTGGGGAGGCAATGAAACACAAGGCTTACAACACTTTAATAAGATTGATTTTATTTTTACGGCAAGACCCAAAAGCGAAACCGCCTACATCAGGGGAGTTGAATATAAGCAGACAAAGCTCCTTGAATCCGTTGTAGTTTCCACAGGTGGGCAGCAGTACAAAAAATACAATATTTCTTATAAAAAAGATGTTCAGGGCACTTCATACCGGTACCCGGAGAAGATTACTATTTCAAATGGTAAAAATGAAGAAGCCAACCCGGTTGTTTTCACCTATGAAAAGTCAGGAGAGCCAGATTTTTTACTCTCTACCGTAAGTACAGCGTTAAAACCCAAAAAAGATAATGATGTTGTAGGAGATTTTGATGGAGACGGCAATCTTGACCTGCTAAGATATCATTCCTCAACTTCATCCAGAATTCCTCAACCGGGAGTATATCTTTACAAAAATTTTTATTCCGTTACTTATACTACGGAGAATCCCATATTTATTAGCAGTACCCTGCAGGGATTGAAAAATTTCATTGCATTTAATTCTAAAAGTACTAATCTTATTCATAACAAACAGGGAATTGTAGGATTTAAAGCAATTACCAATACTGGTGCTTCCACAAAAGATTTGCAGTTTTCTTTTTACAGCTTTTCAGGAAATAGCCTGGTGCTGGATTTTACAAAAACCATTCCGGGTACTGATTATGATAATTCTACAGGATCCCAATTCAATGGAGTTGTAACGACTGTTACAGGAATCAACAGTGTTGATTTCAACGGGGATGGTCTGAGCGAACTTGTTATAGCGCTTAATGATAAGGAATGCCATCCAACAGTCATTGGCAATCCTGACCTCACTGGCAAACCGCCGCAGACCTGCACCACTTCAAAGCGGTATTATGTAATAGATCCTGATGAGTCCATTCAGGGTAATGGCTGGTATTATTCCCTGGAATTGTATCCGGACTATAATCAGCTGGATAAGGATGTATTTACCATTTACAAAGGAGGAGACTTTGATGGGGACGGAGTATTTGATCTTCTGAAACTAAGCCAGGACTTAAAACCTGTATTGATTACTTTTAAAAAGAATACCCAGGGGCAGTATGAATCTTTCATTGCTCCGTTTAATCCAGCAAACAATGAAATCTTACAGGGCGTTTGGGCTAAAGGGGTTGTGGGAGATATTAACGGAGACGGCCTAAGTGATCTGATGATACCCGAGAGTAATACTTCCGAATATTGGCATAAATATATTTCAAAAGGAAATGGTTTTAACTATGAAAAGGTACTGTTTAAGGCCCCTACAGAAAGAGAGCTTGAGCAGCATGGTGCCTATTTTAGAATTCATAACCCACGAACCTTTACTGCTTATGATATTAATAATGACGGAAAAGCAGAGGTCATTGCTGTTAAATCAATAAGGAATTACAGTTTAGCCTCTGTACAGGATAACAATAACGCAGCTAAGTATGTCACAAGTATTGATATCATGACTGCTATTTATTCTGACACCGGGGGGTATGCCACTACAGAAAATCAGTTTTCGCATGGGGTTTACCTCTATAGTCTTGATCCCTATACGCTGTATCTTGACAGCAATGCCATTAATGCGGAAGTGGGTGTTAATTCCAGGGACTTGATAGGTCTACCGGTGGACCAGTGGACCGGGGCGATGCTGAGAAAAGTAGCAATGGGTTCTGCTCTAGGGTATGGCAGTGATATTGGAGACCGGCAGCGTCTTATATCACATGAATATTATGACATTGCAAAGGCAGGCAGGATCAAAAGCATATCACAGGGAGGAATCACTACAGATATTGTATATAAGCAGCTGGACAAAAGTATCAATCCAGGATTATATGACAATGTCTCTCAGCTCAGCTATCCTTTTGTAGAGATTAACCAGTCTATTGGAATGTACGTGGTCTCCCAGCTGACACAAAGTACAACTTCAGACAAAAAGCTAAAGCAGGATTTCAGGTATAGGGGGCTTACCTCTAATATTCTGGGAAGAGGGCTTACAGGCTTTAGAAAAACGGCTCGCTCCTCCTGGTATGCAGAGGAATTTGAAAATACAAAAATTTGGTCTGGTGTAGAGACAGACCCTCTGAATGATGGTATTCCTGTGAAAGAATGGTCAATCAGGACCAATAATGAGGCAAATATTTTCCCGCCGGATCTTTCTGAAAATAACACCCAGCTTCTTTCCTTAAAATCTACAACCTATCAGATTGATAAAATCCTAAATGGTCAGGTTGTGGCAAGTGTTTCGGATGCTGACAAAGCTAAGGTAGTGACCGCCATCTTACCCAAAACAAGCAGGGTAAAAGACTTCTTAACAGGAGCTGTTACCGAAAACAATATTACTTACGGAGCGTATTATCTGCCGGTGCAGTCAGTTTCTAAGGTGAATACTACGCTTGGAATTACAGCTTCCGGCTATGAGTATGAACACAACCCTTCCGGCAGTGCAGCAGCCTATTATATAGGGCGTCTGAAATCTAAAACAGAAACCCGGCAGGCCTACGGAGACAGCCAGTCCGGCAAAGAAGAATACACCTATGAAAATAACAGGGTAAAAACCCTTAAAAAATGGAACAGGAATAATACAGGCTATATCCAGGAAAGCTACAGTTATGACGGTTTTGGGAATATAACGGGGGAAACACTCTCTAACAGTATAGATTCTCAGGTTCGCATGACGGGCTCACAGTATGATCCTACCGGAAGATTTATCATTAAGAAAACAGACCATTTAGGGCTAGAGACTAAGTTTTCTTATAACAGCTGGGGACAGCTGACGGGCCAGACGGATCCGTTAGGAAATACCCTTACAAGCACTTATGATAACTGGGGAAAACGCCTGACCTCTGAAAGCAGTCTTCAGGGAACCACCAGCTATACCTATGAAAGGGATCACCTTGATAATGTTACGGTGACAAGAAATGAGCCCGATGGCAATATATCCAAAACATTCACCAACAAACTGGGACAGGTATATAAGGTGTCAGCTAAGGCTTTCTCGCAGGGACAATACGTTTCTCAGGAAACCCAGTACGATATCCTGGGAAGAAAGATAAAAGAATCCGAACCGTATTTTGAGGGGCAAAGTGCCAGTAAGTGGAATACCATTGCCTATGATGATTCCGTATATCCTGCTAAGGTAAAAGTTACAGCATTTACGGGTAAACAGACGGAAACTGTGGTGTCAGGGTTCACCACAACGGTAAAAGAGACCAATATAGCGGACTATGGAAGGACCACGTCCAAAACAGCTGATGCACTGGGAAATATGATCTCTTCAACAGACAAAGGAGGAACTGTACAGTTTTCCTATAATGCAGCAGGAGAACAGATTAAGGCTCAGTATGCAGAAAATACAGTCACAACTGCTTATGATGTATGGGGAAGAAAATCAGAATTCAATGATCCATCCAACGGGTTGTACAAGTATGAATATGACGGATTCGGACAGCCGAAAAAGACAACCAGCCCGAAAGGAACAAAAGAATACACCTACAATAACATGGGGCAGCTGGTTTCCCAGAAGGAACTTTCCACAACAGACGGAGGACAGGCCACCAATAAAACCATTGCTTTTACCTATGATACCAAAGGCAGGCTTACCACAAAATCCGGTACTGTAAAAGGGCAGCTGTTCAGCACCGGCATTACCTATGACCCTCAGGGAAGGATTATATCTGCTGTAGAAAACAGCAATGAAAGAACCTATACCCAGAAAGGGATGACCTATGACAATAAAGGAAGAATGATTTCTTATGAGAAAGAATTGCTCTCTCTGGGTATTACAACCAAGGTCGTGATAGAAAACCTTTACAGCACCTGGAGCGGAGAACTCTATCAGGTTAAAGATAAAAGCTCCGGGAAAGTGCTTTGGGAGCTTCAGGAGACTAATGCTAAAGGGCAGGTATTAAAAAGCAGATTAGGAGCAGCAGAGATTACCAATGCATACGATGCCAATGGTTTTCTGAGCAGCGTTAATCATTCTTCGCAGGTAAAACCGGGAATTCTGCAGATCTCCTACTCATTTGATGCCATCAGAAATGAACTTAAAACAAGAACAACCGGAGGAGATCTCAATATTGCAGAATCTTTTGATTATGATGACAATAACAGGCTTATAAACTGGACCAATCCGGTCACAGGAATTAAACCCGCCATGAACAGAAATATCTATGATATAAAAGGCAGAATCATGGAAAATGATCAGGTGGGAATCATGAAGTATGAAAATGCTGCGAAGATCTATCAGCCAACCGGAATGACATTGAATACGGATGGAGTACAGAATTATAACGGAGATCTGATACAGAGCATCACCTATAATGAGAATAATGATCCGGTACAGATTAATGGAGAAAAGGCCCGTATTAATTTCGAATATGGATTGGGAAGTATGCGTCAGCGGGTTAACATTGCTAAACTGAAAAATGCAGGAGCAGGCACAGAACTAAAAACAGGCGGCGGCGGAATCTGGGACCCTAATGCACCTGTATGGCAGAATACTTTAACAAAACTATACAGTGAAGACGGGAGCTTTGAAGTCGTGACGGATCTGGGTACAGGACAGGAGCATCATTTATTATACATCGGAGGCACTCCTTATGAAGCAGATATTGTATATTTGAAAGAAGCAGGACAGAGCAGCGGTTCTTATAAATTCCTTCACAAAGACTATATAGGAAGTGTCCTTGCTATTAGTGATGAAGCCGGGAATAAACTGGAGCAGAGGCATTATGATGCATGGGGCAGCTTAACAGCTTTAGCATTTGGGAATAACGGGGTGGTAATAACGAATAAAAATCTTATTGCAGAAGCTTCACTTCTCATAGACCGTGGATACACCAGCCATGAGCATTTTATGGACGTGGGCATTATCCATATGAATGGCAGATTGTACGATCCTCTGCTCAGAAGGTTTTTAAATGCGGACGAAAACATCCAGGATCCCATGAATACCCAGAACTATAATAAATACGGGTATGTGATGAATAATCCGCTGATGTATAATGACCCGGACGGTGAATTTTGGTTAATGCTTGGAGGCGCTTTATTAGGAGGATACTTCAATGGGGTGGCTGCCAATGGCGGCAACTGGAACCCTGTAAAATGGGACTGGCAAAGAACATGGAGTGCGGTATTGGGAGGCGCCATTGGTGGAGCGGCAATCTCAGGAGCATTGGGAACTATTTCAAGTAATCCGGGAGCTATTAAGTTTGTACTGCCAGGGATAATCTCAGGAGGGCTCAACTCAGCGTTTACAGGAAGTAATTTCTTAGGAGGTGCTATTGGTGGGATATCTTATTCAGGGAATTTGTTTACCAATAATGTGACTTCAACGGATGGGATTAGTACTGCATATAAATATATTATTTCACCAGATTATAACGAGTCTGGATTAGGTGATTTTGTGAATGATGTTTGTCCAAAATGTCCTAAAAATGCTAAAAATGGGGATATTTTTACGGAAAAAACTCATTCAATGTTTGACAAGCAATATTGGAGTTGGGAACATTTTGGTAAAGTAGGGAAGACTTACACTTATTTTGGAGGGGAATGGAATGAAATAAAATTTATAACGGGTGATATTCCGATAGGACCTTCGGGTTCATTTAACATATTAAAGTCTTTTAAATCTGCATTATCCTTATTTAAAGGAGGTGGCTTTCTTACGAATGCAGGTCGAGCGGTTACAAAGCATCCTCAATATTTTGGGTTTGAATCGACAGAAGCTTTAATGAAGGTATATAGAAGTCCACAAGCCCTAAATAAATTAGGTGCAGCAACTATCAAAGACGTTTTACGTAATGGCGTTAAAACTTCAGGTGCGGGGGGAAGGTATCCTGATGGTTGGGTTACTTTTACATTGTCTAATGGAAGTGCTGCAAGTTGGACAGCAGATGGTATATTTATTGGATTTAGAGGATTAAAATAA